The Oecophyllibacter saccharovorans sequence GCGTCACCCAGGGCGCCCCTGCCTGGCCGGCACTGCATTTCGACCGGCTGGAGGCAGGATGCAAGCTGCTCAACCTGCCTGCGCCTGACCGTTCTGCCCTTCTGGCTGCCATGACGGCCGTGCTGGAGGCCAACAGGCTTACCGAAGGCGCCCTGCGCCTCACCTGGAGCCGGGGTTGCGGGCCACGCGGCCTTTCCCCGCCCGCGCAACCACGACCAACCCTGCTGATCACCGCCACGCCCGGACCGCCTTCCCTCCCCACGCCCGTGCGGCTGCATATCCCGCAGCAGCGGCGTGATGAGACCTCGCCCCTCTGCGGGGCCAAGACCCTGTCCATGCTGCCTTCAATCAACGCCCGGCAGGAAGCCCAGGCGATGGGCGCTGATGACGCGCTGCTGCTCAACCAGCAGGGCCATCTCTGCGAAGCCAGCGCGGCCAATTTTCTGGCGCTGGACCGCAACGGCCTTCTCCTTACCCCGCCCCTGCGCGATGGCCCCCTGCCAGGCACAGCACGGCGTCGGCTGCTGGAAAGCGGCCTTTGCCGTGAGCAGCGCCTCATCCCCCATGAGCTCCCGGTCCTGCAGAGCGCCTGGCTGATAACCGCCCTGGGGGTGACGGAAGTCAGCACTGTTACGATCAATGGGGGGAGCCAGCCTATCTCGCTGGACCTCAATGCTGTCAGGACGCATAACCTGCGCCGGTTTCTGGCGCGCATTTCCTGAAACCAGCCTTCCCGGAAGTTCAGAAAGCCTGCGCCAACCAATGCCGGAAACGGCTGATCAAGCTCTCTGCCGCCACCGGGGGCCGCAGAACCGGCTGCACGGAAGATTCCCGCCGCTTCGGGCTGTTTTCCACCGCCTGAACCGGGCGGGGCAGGGTATTCGCCTGTTCACGCGCCTGCCTTTGGCGCAGCGTCTCAAAGGCGGCCAGGCTGGTGGGGAAGTTTTCAGCCTGGGCTGGCGTCAGATAATGCTGGGTCATCAGAAAAGCCCGCAACCCCTGCGGGAAAGGCAGGGTCCGTTGCTGGGCCGGCGTGCAATGCGCCTGGGCCTCTTGCGGCATAAGGGTGC is a genomic window containing:
- a CDS encoding aminotransferase class IV, which produces MNAQPDLWAWHDTRLLPLSEIRISPTDRGFLLGDGLFETLGVTQGAPAWPALHFDRLEAGCKLLNLPAPDRSALLAAMTAVLEANRLTEGALRLTWSRGCGPRGLSPPAQPRPTLLITATPGPPSLPTPVRLHIPQQRRDETSPLCGAKTLSMLPSINARQEAQAMGADDALLLNQQGHLCEASAANFLALDRNGLLLTPPLRDGPLPGTARRRLLESGLCREQRLIPHELPVLQSAWLITALGVTEVSTVTINGGSQPISLDLNAVRTHNLRRFLARIS